From Styela clava chromosome 6, kaStyClav1.hap1.2, whole genome shotgun sequence, one genomic window encodes:
- the LOC144424483 gene encoding uncharacterized protein LOC144424483 produces the protein MDKVLKPEKLDTDPDTRDAECEWLHWQKTFENFLEALPTEGLDKLRVLTNYVSPRTYRYIRNITTYNEAIDTLKGIFVQPKNEIYARHMLATRSQQISESVAEYLRALTELSKDCNFQNVSAKEYQNEYIRDSFIRGLNSSWIRQRLLENKKLTLDEMVDQAKSLETAVRNSQSYAINENASVGAAPSTIQSNNFDVGSVPDNAAMTIRSKCFFCGNSRHPRSKCPAREVVCFKCQKKGHFAKVCRGRTISKNDSSSRIDISAMIPHSTLATIHDKSYTHVGYVPSTLRQATALVEVGQRKVRALFDSGSTENYIHPRLVKSLRLSVRPTKNVISMASSKCSVEVLGCTEMDLYYNNHKYCGVKFGVIDSLSADMILGLNFQTLHKSVRFHYGGKKPELSICGFSSLKITPPEPFKHLTADCHPIATKSRRYSHEDRLFIRDEVARLQREGIIETCLSPRRAQVVVVKAEN, from the coding sequence ATGGATAAAGTTTTAAAGCCTGAGAAACTAGACACAGATCCTGATACACGTGACGCGGAATGCGAATGGCTGCATTGGCAAAAGACATTCGAAAATTTCTTGGAAGCTTTACCCACTGAAGGACTGGATAAATTGAGAGTATTAACAAACTATGTGTCTCCGAGAACTTATAGATATATTAGAAATATCACAACTTATAATGAAGCCATAGATACGCTGAAAGGGATTTTTGTACAGCcaaagaatgaaatatatgCACGTCATATGTTGGCCACGCGATCCCAACAAATTTCTGAGTCagttgctgaatatttaagagCATTGACAGAATTGAGCAAAGATTGTAACTTTCAGAACGTATCTGCTAAAGAATACCAGAATGAATATATTCGGGACTCTTTTATACGTGGCTTGAATTCCAGTTGGATACGCCAACGACTGCTGGAGAATAAGAAATTGACACTGGACGAAATGGTTGATCAAGCCAAATCATTGGAAACTGCCGTTCGAAATTCACAATCTTATGCTATAAACGAAAACGCTTCCGTCGGAGCAGCACCTTCAACGATACAATCTAACAATTTCGATGTTGGATCGGTGCCAGATAATGCAGCGATGACTATTAGAAGTAAATGCTTTTTCTGTGGTAATAGTAGACACCCACGATCGAAATGCCCAGCTCGGGAAGTAGTCTGTTTCAAGTGTCAAAAGAAAGGACATTTTGCAAAGGTCTGTCGCGGAAGAACTATTTCGAAAAATGACTCCAGCAGTCGCATTGACATTTCAGCAATGATACCACATTCAACATTAGCTACTATTCATGACAAATCTTATACTCATGTTGGATACGTTCCGTCTACATTACGACAAGCCACAGCCTTGGTAGAAGTCGGTCAACGAAAAGTACGAGCTTTGTTCGACAGTGGTAGTACGGAAAATTATATTCACCCAAGGCTGGTAAAATCTCTTAGGCTCAGCGTTCGTCCGACAAAGAATGTCATTTCCATGGCATCGTCTAAATGTTCAGTAGAAGTTCTTGGATGTACTGAAATGGATTTATACTATAATAATCATAAATATTGCGGAGTTAAGTTTGGTGTAATCGACAGCTTAAGCGCTGATATGATCCTCGGACTCAATTTCCAAACCCTGCATAAAAGTGTAAGATTTCACTACGGTGGTAAAAAACCTGAATTATCAATTTGTGGTTTCTCGTCATTGAAAATAACCCCACCTGAACCATTCAAACATTTAACTGCGGACTGTCATCCAATCGCCACTAAATCGAGAAGATATTCACACGAAGATAGATTATTCATTCGAGACGAAGTAGCAAGACTTCAGCGAGAAGGAATTATCGAAACATGCCTTTCGCCACGGAGAGCTCAAGTCGTTGTGGTTAAagcagaaaattga